A genome region from Variovorax paradoxus includes the following:
- a CDS encoding Bug family tripartite tricarboxylate transporter substrate binding protein produces MTRRPLLLQLLAMAALAALSLPRAARSQLGYPAKPIRWIVPYPAGAGTDIVARTIGTQLALDAGQPVTIDNRAGGNTALGAIEAARAPADGYTLLSADNGTLVFNPALYRNLSYNPSRDFAPVTLLGRLPMVLLVGPSSGVKDARAFIEDARAFPGKVSFASAGTGSPQHLAMELLEREAGLEMVHVPYRGAAPALADVAGGQLPVLMCDLAASRRFIQSGKLRALAVAHPRRLPELPNVPTFAELGMPRVEAAALMGLVVPAGTPGEVVMRLQQSVASAIHAPAVQRKLAEFGVEPVGDAPAQFAALLQGESARWHPLIRDLNLTLD; encoded by the coding sequence ATGACCCGCCGACCGCTGCTGCTGCAACTGCTTGCCATGGCCGCACTGGCCGCCCTGTCGCTGCCCCGTGCCGCCAGGTCGCAGCTGGGCTACCCCGCCAAGCCGATCCGCTGGATCGTTCCGTACCCCGCCGGGGCCGGCACCGACATCGTCGCGCGCACCATCGGCACCCAGCTCGCGCTCGATGCCGGCCAGCCCGTGACCATCGACAACCGCGCGGGCGGCAACACCGCGCTGGGCGCCATCGAGGCCGCGCGCGCACCGGCCGACGGCTACACGCTGCTGTCGGCCGACAACGGCACGCTGGTGTTCAACCCTGCGCTGTACCGGAACCTCAGCTACAACCCCTCGCGCGATTTCGCGCCCGTCACGCTGCTGGGCCGGCTGCCGATGGTGCTGCTGGTGGGGCCGTCCAGCGGCGTGAAGGACGCACGCGCCTTCATCGAGGACGCACGCGCCTTTCCGGGCAAGGTCAGCTTCGCCTCGGCCGGCACCGGCAGCCCGCAGCACCTGGCCATGGAGCTGCTCGAGCGCGAGGCCGGGCTCGAGATGGTGCACGTCCCGTACCGCGGCGCCGCGCCTGCGCTGGCCGACGTTGCCGGCGGCCAGCTGCCGGTGCTGATGTGCGACCTGGCCGCGTCACGCCGCTTCATCCAGAGCGGCAAGCTGCGCGCGCTGGCCGTGGCGCATCCGCGGCGCCTGCCGGAGCTGCCGAACGTGCCGACCTTCGCCGAGCTCGGCATGCCGCGCGTGGAGGCTGCGGCGCTGATGGGGCTGGTGGTGCCGGCCGGCACGCCGGGCGAGGTGGTGATGCGGCTGCAGCAGTCGGTGGCCAGTGCCATCCACGCGCCGGCCGTGCAGCGCAAGCTGGCCGAGTTCGGCGTGGAGCCCGTGGGCGACGCGCCTGCGCAGTTCGCGGCGCTGCTGCAGGGCGAGTCGGCGCGCTGGCATCCGCTGATCCGCGACCTCAACCTGACGCTGGATTGA
- a CDS encoding VWA domain-containing protein, with amino-acid sequence MSADPNAIDDEGAPPPTDRLQRWRLVLGSEATPSCGAVEGRVREIDMALAALYEADSRRGLGKGGQRGGRGDSAPSVARWLGDIRKYFPSQVVQVMQRDAMERLNLRQMLLQPEMLESAQPDVHLVANLVALSSVIPAGTRDTARAVVRRVVDELMKKLEEPMRSAVSGALNRSQRNRRPRHSEIDWNRTIRANLRHWQPEYRTVVPQSLVGYGRKARQPQREVILCIDQSGSMAASVVYSSIFGAVMASLPAVATKLVVFDTAVVDMTEQLQDPVDLLFGVQLGGGTDINGAVGYCQTLVREPRNTILILISDLYEGGVESGLLRRAHELVEAGVQFIALLALSDEGAPAYDRDLAAKLAALGVPSFACTPDAFPGLMAAAIKREDVAGWAAGQGLKTSRAA; translated from the coding sequence ATGAGCGCCGATCCGAACGCCATCGACGACGAAGGCGCACCGCCGCCCACCGACCGCCTGCAGCGCTGGCGCCTCGTGCTCGGCAGCGAGGCCACGCCCAGCTGCGGCGCCGTCGAGGGCCGCGTGCGCGAGATCGACATGGCGCTGGCCGCACTCTACGAGGCCGACAGCCGGCGCGGCCTGGGCAAGGGCGGCCAGCGCGGCGGCCGCGGCGATTCGGCGCCCAGCGTGGCGCGCTGGCTCGGCGACATCCGCAAGTACTTTCCGAGCCAGGTGGTGCAGGTCATGCAGCGCGACGCGATGGAGCGGCTCAACCTGCGCCAGATGCTGCTGCAGCCCGAGATGCTCGAAAGCGCGCAGCCCGACGTGCACCTGGTGGCCAACCTGGTGGCCTTGTCGAGCGTGATCCCGGCGGGCACCAGAGACACCGCGCGCGCCGTGGTGCGCAGGGTGGTCGACGAGCTCATGAAGAAGCTCGAGGAGCCGATGCGCAGCGCCGTCAGCGGTGCGCTCAACCGCAGCCAGCGCAACCGCCGGCCGCGGCATTCGGAGATCGACTGGAACCGCACCATCCGCGCCAACCTGCGCCACTGGCAGCCCGAGTACCGCACCGTGGTGCCGCAGTCGCTGGTGGGCTACGGCCGCAAGGCCCGCCAGCCGCAGCGCGAGGTCATCCTGTGCATCGACCAGAGCGGCTCGATGGCGGCCTCGGTCGTGTACTCGAGCATCTTCGGCGCGGTCATGGCCAGCCTGCCGGCGGTCGCCACCAAGCTCGTGGTGTTCGACACCGCGGTGGTCGACATGACCGAGCAGCTGCAGGACCCGGTCGACCTGCTGTTCGGCGTGCAGCTGGGCGGCGGCACCGACATCAACGGTGCCGTGGGGTACTGCCAGACCCTGGTGCGCGAGCCGCGCAACACCATCCTGATATTGATCTCCGACCTCTACGAAGGCGGCGTGGAAAGCGGCCTGCTGCGCCGCGCCCACGAGCTGGTGGAGGCGGGCGTGCAGTTCATCGCGCTGCTGGCGCTGAGCGACGAGGGAGCGCCGGCCTACGACCGCGACCTGGCCGCCAAGCTGGCCGCGCTCGGCGTGCCGTCTTTCGCCTGCACGCCCGACGCTTTCCCGGGCCTCATGGCCGCCGCCATCAAGCGCGAGGACGTGGCGGGCTGGGCGGCCGGCCAAGGCCTCAAGACCAGCAGGGCGGCCTGA
- a CDS encoding DUF5682 family protein, translated as MGSPLHYFGIRHHGPGCARSLLRAFESLQPDCILVEGPPEGEGLLSFMAHADLRPPVAMLIHAGEDTGLAAFYPFAEFSPEWQALQWGVKRGLPTRFIDLPQAHRMAIEQAARAADEAEAAKAEAGAGEAGGAAEAGPEAGAPLGDDATSEAPAAEAAGLAEAAASMPDDPFDWLAHAAGHADGESWWNHMVEERGDGEDLFGAIAEAMTAVRAETPEDRRGARAARREQLREAFMRQAIREAVKAGHQRIAVVCGAWHVPALQGATTAKADAALLKGLPKLKVLATWVPWTYRHLTSASGYGAGIDSPGWYEHLWQQGAHAAGRTTGWLARVAGLLRAHDLDCSSAHLIEATRLADTLAALRERPAPGLPELDEAVRSVICMGEQAPLALIRERLTVSDRMGQVPAEVPTVPLQRDIEQMQKSLRLKPEATARTLDLDLRQSNDLARSHLLHRLRLLDLPWGARAAGQRSGRGTFHEVWQLQWQPEFALRIIEASRFGATVAHAATSRVMEKLAAETSLTVLAEQVDTVLLADLPVAVQAVTRALEDRAALTGDAVQLIGAVPPLANVFRYGSVRQTDSALLSHVLDSLIVRGAIGLPMACGALDAEAAESLRTRLIAAHDAVRLRDGEETTAAWRSALHGIAFGESAAPLLRDVACRLLLDDAQVDSEGASQQLARNLSSGAPPTEAAAWLEGFLNRNAMVLLHDEAVWPLVDGWLSALGEAHFLQVLPLVRRSFADFSGADRRALGERARRGAVKGTGAVATAAADWDESRAVLALPLLRELLGVKA; from the coding sequence ATGGGCTCTCCGCTGCACTACTTCGGCATCCGCCACCACGGGCCCGGCTGCGCGCGCAGCCTGCTGCGCGCCTTCGAGTCCCTGCAGCCCGACTGCATCCTGGTCGAAGGGCCGCCCGAGGGCGAGGGCCTGCTGTCCTTCATGGCGCATGCCGACCTGCGGCCGCCGGTCGCGATGCTGATCCACGCGGGCGAGGACACGGGGCTCGCGGCCTTCTACCCGTTCGCCGAGTTCTCGCCCGAGTGGCAGGCGCTGCAGTGGGGCGTGAAGCGCGGGCTGCCGACGCGTTTCATCGACCTGCCGCAGGCGCACCGGATGGCGATCGAGCAGGCGGCGAGGGCGGCCGATGAAGCCGAGGCAGCGAAGGCCGAAGCCGGAGCAGGCGAAGCAGGAGGTGCCGCCGAAGCCGGGCCCGAAGCCGGCGCACCGCTCGGCGACGACGCGACCAGCGAGGCACCCGCGGCCGAGGCGGCCGGCCTCGCCGAAGCAGCCGCGTCCATGCCCGACGATCCCTTCGACTGGCTCGCCCATGCCGCCGGCCATGCCGACGGCGAGAGCTGGTGGAACCACATGGTCGAGGAGCGCGGCGATGGCGAGGACCTGTTCGGTGCCATCGCGGAAGCCATGACGGCGGTCCGCGCGGAGACGCCGGAAGACCGCCGGGGTGCGCGTGCGGCACGGCGCGAGCAGCTGCGCGAAGCCTTCATGCGCCAGGCCATCCGCGAGGCGGTCAAGGCCGGCCACCAGCGCATCGCCGTGGTCTGCGGCGCTTGGCATGTGCCCGCGCTGCAAGGCGCAACCACCGCGAAGGCCGACGCCGCCTTGCTCAAGGGCCTGCCGAAGCTGAAGGTGCTCGCCACCTGGGTGCCATGGACCTACCGGCATCTCACGAGCGCCAGCGGCTACGGTGCCGGCATCGACTCGCCCGGCTGGTACGAGCACCTGTGGCAGCAGGGGGCGCATGCAGCCGGCCGCACGACGGGCTGGCTCGCACGTGTAGCCGGGCTGCTGCGCGCGCACGACCTCGACTGCTCTTCCGCCCACCTGATCGAGGCCACGCGCCTGGCCGACACGCTGGCCGCGCTGCGCGAGCGCCCCGCGCCCGGCCTGCCCGAGCTCGACGAGGCCGTGCGCAGCGTGATCTGCATGGGTGAGCAGGCGCCGCTCGCGCTGATCCGCGAACGCCTCACGGTCAGCGACCGCATGGGCCAGGTGCCGGCCGAGGTGCCGACCGTGCCGCTGCAGCGCGACATCGAGCAGATGCAGAAGAGCCTGCGCCTGAAGCCCGAGGCCACCGCGCGCACGCTCGACCTCGACCTGCGCCAGTCCAACGACCTGGCGCGCAGCCACCTGCTGCACCGCCTGCGCCTGCTCGACCTGCCGTGGGGCGCGCGCGCCGCGGGGCAGCGCTCGGGCCGCGGCACCTTCCACGAGGTGTGGCAACTGCAGTGGCAGCCCGAGTTCGCGCTGCGCATCATCGAGGCCAGCCGATTCGGCGCGACCGTGGCGCATGCCGCCACCTCGCGCGTGATGGAAAAGCTGGCCGCCGAAACCTCGCTCACCGTGCTGGCGGAACAGGTCGACACCGTGCTGCTGGCGGACCTGCCCGTCGCCGTGCAGGCGGTGACCCGCGCACTCGAGGACCGCGCCGCGCTCACCGGCGACGCGGTGCAGCTCATCGGCGCGGTGCCGCCGCTGGCCAACGTGTTCCGCTACGGCAGCGTGCGCCAGACCGACAGCGCGCTGCTCTCGCACGTGCTCGACAGCCTCATCGTGCGCGGCGCCATCGGCCTGCCGATGGCCTGCGGCGCGCTCGACGCCGAGGCGGCCGAGTCGCTGCGCACACGGCTCATCGCCGCGCACGACGCGGTGCGCCTGCGCGACGGCGAGGAAACCACCGCCGCGTGGCGAAGCGCGCTGCACGGCATCGCCTTCGGTGAAAGCGCCGCGCCGCTGCTGCGCGACGTGGCCTGCCGGCTGCTGCTCGACGATGCGCAGGTCGACAGCGAAGGGGCGTCGCAGCAGCTCGCGCGCAACCTCTCGAGCGGGGCGCCGCCGACCGAGGCCGCCGCGTGGCTCGAGGGCTTCCTGAACCGCAACGCGATGGTGCTGCTGCACGACGAGGCCGTGTGGCCGCTGGTCGACGGCTGGCTGTCGGCGCTGGGTGAAGCGCATTTCCTGCAGGTGCTGCCCCTGGTGCGCCGCAGCTTCGCGGACTTCTCGGGCGCCGACCGGCGCGCGCTGGGCGAGCGCGCCAGGCGCGGTGCGGTGAAGGGCACGGGCGCGGTGGCCACCGCCGCGGCCGACTGGGACGAATCGCGCGCGGTGCTCGCGCTGCCGCTGTTGCGGGAACTGCTGGGGGTGAAGGCATGA
- a CDS encoding ATP-binding protein, translated as MSDISPIPASSTPALQTTQVHLDGLFDVLAKHLYSTPVVAVRELIQNAHDSISRRRLEDPTFTEPGRIDVLADEAAQTLVIRDNGSGLTEPELHRYLATLGNGYTRQLRASEKEGSDELIGLFGLGFLSAFVVAEQVLVNSTSYQSPEEGWRYRSSDGRRYVVQAIDARPVGTEIHLAMRSDFNHLCSAGVLKKVLGRYCALLREPLWFDDECVNAEPPPWRATADGVVVHPAVLQRQRMAFAARMERHFEPICVIPVEPEGDSDARGLLWVQDGATYGTSDNRHLSVYVRGMLLDDEARDLLPVWAGFIGGVIESNALTPTASREDLQRDGAYQATRAHIQDALIRGLAELSRSQAPAWSRLLTRHNEALLGAALCEEELFTMLADAVRLPTSQGDLPVRSLVREGRIHLSLGQSGGFEDVLFRALQVPVARGDRYAVAGFLRQYVRDRGVQLIEIGTAAGNARMFRADDLPASELEWLREHLAWGELVVPARFLSPELPLIAVPDREAQLKARLDADDAKKRMAGAALSLARAFTQRIDASVSARLYVNLDNPAIQALLQSHREGRAVPAHAVALLRSFKAIMAPGGEELKGQPPLVELLDDYSQAVAALCAPTAKP; from the coding sequence ATGTCCGACATTTCTCCCATTCCCGCATCGTCCACCCCCGCACTGCAGACCACCCAGGTCCACCTCGACGGCCTCTTCGACGTTCTCGCCAAGCACCTGTACTCCACGCCCGTGGTGGCGGTGCGCGAGCTGATCCAGAACGCGCACGACTCCATCTCGCGGCGCCGCCTCGAAGACCCGACGTTCACCGAGCCCGGCCGCATCGACGTGCTGGCCGACGAGGCCGCGCAGACGCTCGTCATCCGCGACAACGGCTCGGGCCTCACCGAGCCCGAGCTGCACCGCTACCTGGCCACGCTGGGCAACGGCTACACGCGCCAGCTGCGCGCGTCGGAGAAGGAAGGCAGCGACGAACTGATCGGCCTGTTCGGCCTGGGCTTTCTCTCGGCCTTCGTGGTGGCCGAGCAGGTGCTGGTGAACAGCACCTCGTACCAGTCGCCGGAGGAAGGCTGGCGCTACCGTTCGTCGGACGGGCGGCGCTACGTGGTGCAGGCGATCGACGCGCGGCCGGTGGGCACCGAGATCCACCTGGCCATGCGCAGCGACTTCAACCACCTGTGCTCGGCCGGCGTGCTGAAGAAGGTGCTCGGCCGCTACTGCGCGCTGCTGCGCGAGCCGCTGTGGTTCGACGACGAATGCGTCAACGCCGAGCCGCCGCCGTGGCGCGCCACTGCCGACGGCGTGGTGGTGCATCCGGCGGTGCTGCAGCGCCAGCGCATGGCCTTCGCCGCGCGCATGGAGCGGCATTTCGAGCCCATCTGCGTCATCCCGGTCGAGCCCGAGGGCGACAGCGATGCGCGCGGCCTGCTGTGGGTGCAGGACGGCGCCACCTACGGCACCAGCGACAACCGCCACCTGAGCGTGTACGTGCGCGGCATGCTGCTCGACGACGAGGCGCGCGACCTGCTGCCGGTGTGGGCCGGCTTCATCGGTGGCGTGATCGAGTCGAACGCCCTCACGCCCACCGCGAGCCGCGAGGACCTGCAGCGCGACGGCGCCTACCAGGCCACGCGCGCGCACATCCAGGATGCGCTCATCCGCGGCCTGGCCGAGTTGTCGCGCTCGCAGGCGCCCGCATGGAGCCGCCTGCTCACGCGCCACAACGAGGCGCTGCTGGGTGCCGCGCTGTGCGAAGAAGAGCTTTTCACCATGCTGGCCGATGCCGTGCGCCTGCCCACCAGCCAGGGCGACCTGCCGGTGCGCAGCCTGGTGCGCGAAGGCCGCATCCACCTGAGCCTGGGCCAGAGCGGCGGCTTCGAGGACGTGCTGTTCCGCGCCCTGCAGGTGCCCGTGGCGCGCGGCGACCGCTATGCCGTGGCGGGCTTCCTGCGCCAGTACGTGCGCGACCGCGGCGTGCAGCTCATCGAGATCGGCACCGCCGCCGGCAACGCCCGCATGTTCCGCGCCGACGACCTGCCGGCGTCCGAACTGGAATGGCTGCGCGAGCATCTCGCGTGGGGCGAGCTGGTGGTGCCCGCGCGCTTCCTGTCGCCCGAGCTGCCGCTGATCGCCGTGCCCGACCGCGAGGCGCAGCTGAAGGCCCGGCTCGATGCGGACGACGCGAAGAAGCGCATGGCCGGCGCCGCGCTGAGCCTGGCGCGCGCGTTCACGCAGCGCATCGACGCGAGCGTGTCGGCGCGGCTCTACGTGAACCTCGACAACCCCGCCATCCAGGCGTTGCTGCAGAGCCACCGCGAAGGCCGCGCCGTGCCCGCGCACGCGGTCGCGCTGCTGCGCAGCTTCAAGGCCATCATGGCGCCGGGCGGCGAGGAGCTGAAGGGGCAGCCGCCGCTGGTCGAGCTGCTGGACGACTACAGCCAGGCCGTGGCCGCGCTCTGCGCGCCGACCGCGAAGCCTTGA
- a CDS encoding ATP-binding protein — MSNVLRQHAEQQFAEELDALQKVDDRQRPASWKLSPWAVLTYLMGGKLASGFEVSPKYIGNPRLMEIAVSTLATDRALLLYGVPGTAKSWVSEHLSAAVSGDSTMLIQGTAGTSEEQLRYGWNYAELLAHGPSEKALVPSPLVNAMRLGKIARVEELTRIPADVQDTLITVLSEKTLPIPELGTEVQAVRGFSVIATANNRDKGVNELSSALKRRFNTVVLPVPASEAEEVQIVVKRVSELGRALALPAEPPALQEVRRVVQIFRELRNGQTEDGKTRIKSPSSTLSTAEAISVINSGMALAGHFGDGVLRSVDVASGLIGAVIKDPVQDQVVWKEYLETVVKERTDWKDLYCACREQL, encoded by the coding sequence ATGAGCAATGTCCTGCGCCAGCATGCCGAACAGCAATTCGCCGAAGAACTCGATGCGCTCCAGAAAGTCGACGACCGCCAGCGCCCGGCCAGCTGGAAGCTCTCGCCCTGGGCCGTGCTCACCTACCTGATGGGCGGCAAGCTGGCCAGCGGCTTCGAGGTCAGCCCCAAGTACATCGGCAATCCGCGGCTGATGGAAATCGCCGTGTCCACGCTCGCCACCGACCGCGCGCTGCTGCTGTACGGCGTGCCGGGCACGGCCAAGTCGTGGGTGTCGGAGCACCTGTCGGCCGCCGTCAGCGGCGACTCGACCATGCTGATCCAGGGCACCGCCGGCACCAGCGAGGAGCAATTGCGCTACGGCTGGAACTACGCCGAGCTGCTGGCCCACGGCCCGTCCGAGAAGGCGCTGGTGCCGAGCCCGCTGGTGAACGCCATGCGGCTGGGCAAGATCGCGCGCGTCGAGGAGCTCACACGCATCCCCGCCGACGTGCAGGACACGCTGATCACCGTGCTCTCCGAAAAGACCTTGCCCATTCCCGAGCTCGGCACCGAGGTGCAGGCGGTGCGCGGCTTCTCGGTGATCGCCACCGCGAACAACCGCGACAAGGGCGTGAACGAACTGTCGAGCGCGCTCAAGCGCCGCTTCAACACGGTGGTGCTGCCGGTGCCCGCGAGCGAGGCGGAGGAAGTGCAGATCGTGGTCAAGCGCGTGTCCGAACTGGGCCGCGCCCTCGCGCTGCCGGCCGAGCCGCCCGCGCTGCAGGAAGTGCGGCGCGTGGTGCAGATCTTCCGCGAGCTGCGCAACGGCCAGACCGAGGACGGCAAGACGCGCATCAAGTCGCCGAGCTCGACGCTCTCGACCGCCGAGGCCATCTCGGTCATCAACAGCGGCATGGCGCTGGCCGGCCATTTCGGCGACGGCGTGCTGCGCTCGGTGGACGTTGCGTCGGGGCTGATCGGCGCGGTCATCAAGGACCCGGTGCAGGACCAGGTGGTGTGGAAGGAGTACCTCGAGACGGTGGTCAAGGAACGCACCGACTGGAAGGACCTTTATTGCGCCTGCCGCGAACAACTGTGA
- a CDS encoding DUF5691 domain-containing protein: MSHWNQLLQAALVGTSRQPVPAAEGMPGEFAVLLHALQAGEAQGHLLRAAGVLAVGRRAGFIAPGLSPSDAPVAGADERSELKEPLLQAAIADALVNGPLRLQHEALAAVATAGLRLPHGLLPTALDAGRRSIELRAAVVPALGERGLWLAARNDDWRYAAGASEQADAQTRWDEGSLEQRRAVLAEQRRTDPAGARARLVAELQQLPAKDRATLLAALAVNLGLDDEALIDAQLDDRARDVRQAAAELLQRLPGSAHVQRVAAFLSPLLTQAGALWRIDAPEAADARWKDDAIDPVRPTHDNLGERAWWLYQLVRQLPLAWWTARTGMTPAALLDWAAQGDWNDALLRGWNDAVAAAPDFDWCDAMLDRPRTQRAWTGQLLALLPRGRRERHWLAELGEDGSGLHEVVGFADQACAPGETPSPELSTRLAAALRTRVEAGALVNDYVLRQVLTSAAALLHPSALHTLADLPRAADETPGTANALADTARIVRARQLFHTLSSSSPSQGRP, encoded by the coding sequence ATGAGCCACTGGAACCAGCTGCTGCAGGCCGCGTTGGTCGGCACGTCGCGCCAACCGGTGCCCGCGGCCGAGGGCATGCCGGGCGAGTTCGCGGTGCTGCTGCACGCCCTGCAGGCCGGCGAGGCGCAGGGCCATCTGCTGCGCGCCGCGGGCGTCCTGGCCGTGGGACGTCGAGCGGGCTTCATCGCGCCGGGCCTGTCGCCATCCGATGCGCCCGTCGCCGGCGCCGACGAGCGCTCCGAACTGAAAGAGCCGCTGCTGCAGGCCGCTATCGCCGATGCGCTCGTCAACGGTCCGCTGCGCCTGCAGCACGAAGCCCTTGCTGCGGTGGCAACCGCGGGCCTGCGCTTGCCGCACGGGCTGCTGCCCACCGCGCTCGACGCCGGCCGCCGCAGCATCGAACTGCGCGCTGCCGTCGTTCCCGCACTGGGCGAGCGCGGCCTCTGGCTGGCCGCGCGCAATGACGACTGGCGCTATGCCGCCGGTGCCAGCGAGCAGGCCGACGCGCAGACGCGATGGGACGAAGGCAGCCTCGAACAACGCCGCGCGGTGCTGGCCGAGCAGCGCCGCACCGACCCGGCGGGCGCCCGTGCGCGGCTCGTGGCCGAGCTGCAGCAGTTGCCCGCGAAAGACCGCGCCACGCTGCTCGCTGCGTTGGCCGTCAACCTCGGCCTCGACGACGAGGCGCTCATCGATGCGCAGCTCGACGACCGCGCGCGCGACGTGCGCCAGGCCGCGGCCGAACTGCTGCAGCGCCTGCCGGGCAGCGCGCATGTGCAGCGTGTCGCGGCCTTCCTGTCGCCACTGTTGACGCAGGCGGGTGCCCTGTGGCGCATCGACGCGCCCGAGGCCGCCGACGCGCGCTGGAAGGACGACGCCATCGACCCCGTTCGCCCCACGCACGACAACCTCGGTGAGCGAGCCTGGTGGCTCTACCAGCTGGTGCGCCAGTTGCCGCTCGCGTGGTGGACCGCGCGCACCGGCATGACACCCGCTGCGCTGCTCGATTGGGCCGCGCAGGGCGACTGGAACGACGCGCTGCTGCGCGGCTGGAACGACGCCGTCGCCGCCGCGCCCGACTTCGACTGGTGCGACGCCATGCTCGATCGGCCGCGCACGCAGCGCGCCTGGACCGGCCAGCTGCTCGCGCTGCTGCCGCGCGGCCGGCGCGAGCGCCACTGGCTCGCCGAACTCGGCGAGGACGGCAGCGGCCTGCACGAGGTGGTGGGCTTTGCCGACCAGGCCTGCGCACCCGGCGAGACGCCGTCGCCCGAACTCTCCACCCGGCTCGCCGCCGCATTGCGCACGCGCGTGGAGGCCGGCGCGCTCGTCAACGACTACGTGCTGCGGCAGGTGCTCACCAGCGCCGCGGCGCTGCTGCATCCCTCGGCGCTGCACACGCTGGCGGACCTGCCGCGCGCGGCCGACGAAACCCCGGGCACCGCCAACGCGCTGGCCGACACCGCGCGCATCGTGCGCGCGCGCCAGCTGTTCCACACGCTTTCATCTTCCTCTCCATCCCAAGGCCGTCCATGA
- a CDS encoding SWIM zinc finger family protein, with protein MSLNTEAVLALAPDDASAKAAKGLVAPAKWPTLAFSDEAVWGECQGSGSKPYQTQVDLSGPVFRCSCPSRKFPCKHGLALMLMRAQNEASFSKGDPPPWVAEWLASRREKAEKKEARAAEPPAAPDPAAAAKRDAQRWKRIEAGVQELARWLDDQTRRGLASLGSEQQQAWGAMAARMVDAQAPGLGQRIVQAAELIGVGEGWPARLLDRLGRLQLIADAVPRRESLSPATLADLRTALGWPQDREALLAEGERVGDHWLVLGQCTDERDGRLVERHVWLQGRASGRRALLLDYAHGGRGFETGWISGSERPAVLCFYPGHASQRALVAELPADASSAAAAPASAAPAMDTPGEWQRAARQIAANPWQPLLPMVWDGAVPSRDGDRWWLRLEAAPQALPMQLAAQEAWQLMAHSGGAPLRVFGEWDGEHFVPLTAWSTDAASGAAPVWTLAGARA; from the coding sequence ATGAGTCTCAACACGGAAGCCGTCCTGGCGCTTGCCCCCGACGATGCGTCGGCCAAGGCCGCCAAGGGCCTGGTCGCGCCCGCCAAGTGGCCCACGCTCGCGTTCTCCGACGAGGCCGTGTGGGGCGAATGCCAGGGCAGCGGCAGCAAGCCCTACCAGACGCAGGTCGACCTCTCGGGTCCGGTGTTCCGCTGCTCGTGCCCGAGCCGGAAGTTCCCCTGCAAGCACGGCCTCGCGCTGATGCTGATGCGTGCCCAGAACGAGGCCAGCTTCAGCAAGGGCGACCCGCCGCCGTGGGTGGCGGAGTGGCTCGCCTCGCGCCGCGAGAAGGCCGAGAAGAAGGAGGCGCGCGCCGCCGAGCCGCCGGCCGCGCCCGATCCCGCTGCGGCCGCGAAGCGCGACGCGCAGCGCTGGAAGCGCATCGAGGCCGGCGTGCAGGAACTCGCGCGCTGGCTCGACGACCAGACCCGGCGCGGCCTTGCGTCGCTCGGCAGCGAGCAGCAGCAGGCCTGGGGCGCGATGGCCGCGCGCATGGTCGACGCGCAGGCGCCGGGCCTCGGCCAGCGCATCGTGCAGGCGGCCGAACTCATCGGCGTGGGCGAGGGCTGGCCGGCGCGGCTGCTCGACCGGCTCGGCCGGCTGCAGCTGATCGCCGACGCGGTGCCGCGCCGCGAATCGCTTTCGCCCGCCACGCTGGCCGACCTGCGCACCGCGCTCGGCTGGCCGCAGGACCGCGAGGCCCTGCTCGCCGAAGGCGAACGCGTCGGCGACCATTGGCTGGTGCTGGGCCAGTGCACCGACGAGCGCGACGGCAGGCTGGTCGAGCGCCATGTGTGGCTGCAGGGCCGCGCGAGCGGACGCCGCGCCTTGCTGCTCGACTACGCGCACGGCGGCCGCGGGTTCGAGACCGGGTGGATCAGCGGCAGCGAACGCCCGGCGGTGCTGTGCTTCTATCCGGGCCATGCGTCGCAACGCGCGCTGGTGGCCGAGCTGCCGGCCGATGCATCGAGTGCGGCGGCGGCGCCCGCATCCGCCGCACCTGCCATGGACACCCCTGGCGAATGGCAACGCGCGGCGCGGCAGATCGCCGCCAATCCGTGGCAGCCGCTGCTGCCGATGGTGTGGGACGGCGCCGTGCCCAGCCGCGACGGCGACCGCTGGTGGCTGCGCCTCGAGGCCGCGCCGCAGGCCTTGCCGATGCAGCTCGCCGCGCAGGAAGCGTGGCAACTGATGGCGCATTCCGGTGGCGCGCCGCTGCGGGTGTTCGGCGAATGGGACGGCGAGCACTTTGTGCCGCTGACCGCGTGGTCGACGGATGCGGCATCGGGGGCCGCGCCGGTCTGGACCCTGGCCGGAGCGCGCGCATGA